One segment of Anser cygnoides isolate HZ-2024a breed goose chromosome 37, Taihu_goose_T2T_genome, whole genome shotgun sequence DNA contains the following:
- the LOC136788467 gene encoding uncharacterized protein, with the protein MLHCCMLRHRVLRCRVLHRWVLHHQVLHCCMLQLQALHRQVLQFQLLHCQVLHLQVLHCQVLHHRLLQHQVLQHRLLHCRELHLQVLHLQGLHCRDVAAPSVAAPGIALPHVASPGVAAPGVALHGVASPAVASLGVAFAGVALQGVAAPGIAEPGVVVLLRVAPPAVASPGFASPGVALLQVASPPVASPGFAAPAVALQVVASQAVASPAVAFADVALQGVASLAVASPSVAFAGVALQGCCSTGRCIAAHCITASCITGSCTAGCCSTICCSTGRCIAACCVAACCSTGCCAAGCCIAGCCSTRVCVAVCCNSSCCITRCCICRCCTAGMLRHQALHCCMLRCCMLQHRVLHCRVLHHWVLHHWVLHCCNLQFQLLHHRLLQRWVLHLQVLHCRVLHRRALHCCVLHCRLLRHQVVCCRLLHPWALHLWVLQFWLLQHRLFAPPGVAFAGVALQGVAAPGIAAPGVVALLHVAPPAVASPGFASLGVALLHVASPPVASPGFAAPAVALQGVASLGVAAPGFASLHVAIPAVASPSVALAGVALPAVASPAVASPGLHLQVFALHGCCSTICCSTGGCCIAACCIAACCSTACCIPECCICRCCTAGRCIPGCCIPEGCICRCCTAGCCSTGHCIAACCAAACCIAVCCSAGCCTAGCCVAGCCIPACYSSRCCISGFCIPGCCICRCCTAGCCIPGCCTTGCCTTGCCSAWGGGFTPALSPPHPLISPPN; encoded by the coding sequence ATGTTGCATTGCTGCATGTTGCGGCACCGGGTGTTGCGCTGCAGGGTGTTGCATCGCTGGGTGTTGCATCACCAGGTTTTGCATTGCTGCATGTTGCAGCTCCAGGCGTTGCATCGCCAGGTGTTGCAGTTCCAGCTATTGCACTGCCAGGTGTTGCATCTGCAGGTGTTGCACTGCCAGGTGTTGCATCACCGGCTGCTACAGCACCAGGTGTTGCAGCACCGGCTGTTGCACTGCAGGGAGTTGCATTTGCAGGTGTTGCATTTGCAGGGCTTGCACTGCAGGGACGTTGCAGCACCGTCTGTTGCAGCACCGGGCATTGCATTGCCACACGTTGCATCGCCAGGTGTTGCAGCGCCGGGTGTTGCGCTGCATGGTGTTGCATCCCCGGCTGTTGCGTCCCTGGGTGTTGCATTTGCAGGCGTTGCACTGCAGGGTGTTGCAGCACCGGGCATTGCAGAGCCAGGGGTTGTTGTGTTGCTGCGTGTTGCACCCCCAGCTGTTGCATCGCCGGGTTTTGCATCACCGGGCGTTGCATTGCTGCAAGTTGCATCGCCACCTGTTGCATCTCCAGGTTTTGCAGCACCGGCTGTTGCGCTGCAGGTTGTTGCATCCCAGGCTGTTGCATCCCCGGCTGTTGCATTTGCAGATGTTGCACTGCAGGGCGTTGCATCCTTGGCTGTTGCATCCCCGAGTGTTGCATTTGCAGGTGTTGCACTGCAGGGATGTTGCAGCACCGGGCGTTGCATCGCCGCACATTGCATCACCGCCTCTTGCATCACCGGGTCTTGCACTGCAGGGTGTTGCAGCACCATCTGTTGCAGCACTGGGCGTTGCATTGCTGCATGTTGCGTTGCTGCATGTTGCAGCACCGGGTGTTGCGCTGCAGGGTGTTGCATCGCTGGGTGTTGCAGCACCAGGGTTTGCGTCGCTGTGTGTTGCAATTCCAGCTGTTGCATCACCAGGTGTTGCATTTGCAGGTGTTGCACTGCAGGGATGTTGCGGCACCAGGCGTTGCATTGCTGCATGTTGCGTTGCTGCATGTTGCAGCACCGGGTGTTGCACTGCAGGGTGTTACATCACTGGGTGTTGCATCACTGGGTTTTGCATTGCTGCAATTTGCAGTTCCAGCTATTGCATCACCGGCTGTTGCAGCGCTGGGTGTTGCATTTGCAGGTGTTGCACTGCCGGGTGCTGCATCGCCGGGCACTGCATTGCTGCGTGTTGCATTGCCGCCTGTTGCGGCACCAGGTGGTGTGCTGCAGGCTGTTGCATCCCTGGGCGTTGCATTTGTGGGTGTTGCAGTTCTGGCTATTGCAGCACCGGCTGTTTGCACCACCGGGTGTTGCATTTGCAGGTGTCGCACTGCAGGGTGTTGCAGCACCGGGCATTGCAGCACCAGGGGTTGTTGCGTTGCTGCACGTTGCCCCCCCAGCTGTCGCATCGCCGGGTTTTGCATCACTGGGCGTTGCATTGCTGCACGTTGCATCACCGCCTGTTGCATCACCAGGTTTTGCAGCACCGGCTGTTGCACTGCAGGGTGTTGCATCGCTGGGTGTTGCAGCACCAGGGTTTGCGTCGCTGCATGTTGCAATTCCAGCTGTTGCATCCCCGAGTGTTGCACTTGCAGGTGTTGCACTGCCGGCTGTTGCATCCCCGGCTGTTGCATCCCCGGGGTTGCATTTGCAGGTGTTTGCACTGCATGGATGTTGCAGCACCATCTGTTGCAGCACCGGGGGTTGTTGCATTGCTGCATGTTGCATCGCCGCCTGTTGCAGCACCGCGTGTTGCATCCCCGAATGTTGCATTTGCAGGTGTTGCACCGCAGGGCGTTGCATCCCCGGGTGTTGCATCCCTGAGGGTTGCATTTGCAGGTGTTGCACTGCAGGGTGTTGCAGCACCGGGCATTGCATTGCTGCGTGTTGCGCTGCTGCGTGTTGCATCGCTGTGTGTTGCAGCGCCGGGTGTTGCACTGCAGGGTGTTGCGTCGCTGGGTGTTGCATCCCCGCCTGCTACAGCTCCAGGTGTTGCATCTCCGGCTTTTGCATCCCCGGGTGTTGCATCTGCAGGTGTTGCACCGCAGGGTGTTGCATCCCCGGCTGTTGCACCACCGGCTGTTGCACCACCGGCTGTTgcagcgcctggggggggggcttcacCCCTGCactgagccccccccaccccctcatCTCCCCCCCCAATTAG